The Quercus lobata isolate SW786 chromosome 9, ValleyOak3.0 Primary Assembly, whole genome shotgun sequence region tcagacaaaccatcaatattccattcataaagttTGTCAGCAAAaacagaaaactgtgtttgaaaagatctctcttcaaactgcatatccGGAGGAGTAGGTTTTGAATACCAGTTTTTAGCAAAAGACATAGGTTTGGagtttccaacaaatcttttaatttttggtaaatcatcatcaaagattctttttgcagaaacagaaaaaacagtatcagaatctgtattttcttcagaaacaatttctttttttgaaatagttcGAGTAGCTGGAGTACTCGTAGTGGTTCGAGCAGCcggagtacttgtagaagtaccctcaattttaacttttaaatcagaaaacattttttcaacaatgtcaagagtcttggactgagaagttttaaacataacttttttctctttgactgggtaaatcaatcaaaggtttctcagttttaacagaaacagatttttcagaaacaggtttttcaacaattttttcttcaatacggtcaagctgttgaccaataatatgcaaagattgattagtaaaattgttttgttcaataagactaacaatgggagtttgatcatcagcaattttgaaaggagaggccttcacttcctcttttgtcacttcatcctTTTTAGTAGTTATTAAAATTGTTTCAAGAGAAGGATGAGTAGAATTGACAATAGTCTTATCTGCTTTAACAAAATTCgatttttttatcacatttaaatgttaTATTAAAACTTCATCGtttgaaacataatggttttcaagaaaatcaaaaaacaaaatatgtttctttaattgattcatcttttctaaccattttcttttaacatggtctttttcagactgagcaaattattttggaaatattttcttttgtttctgtttttagCAAGCATAAATTCATCATACAAAGAAACCAAATCAACTTCAAAGCTTTCATCCAAAatagtcaaaactcttaattgattttggtaaacagggtTTTCAATAGGAGGAAAATAAGAATCAAAAGGACAAAAAGATTTagtgtcatcttcttcttcattagcAGTTCTACTAAATGTAGAGGAAATTTCAGGTTTAGTagaatagtaaacagagctaatttgagatttatcacttgaaataccttttagctttaaatcagagggtttttccaaattctttttcagaAAATCATTAATCtcttgatctctttttgaaatactttcagatccagcaaaggaatgtcttccttcgttgatcctcaaaggtggattgttttgaaaacttattttaacagtaccatcaagatattgttgaatatgagtGAGATCTAGTTCatcaaaaacaagtttagcagGAGGGGattcttgttccaacaaccaatcattaggaagcTTAACATCTTGCcgttgaatcatttttggaacttgaatttttgCATCAggggttgaacattgaattaacatggttttaccagAAGGTTCTCTAGGAATCTTAGCGCATGGGttcatttgagtacccaataatctataataaatgcgacaaatcaaagcaaaaggcttactaccttcttccatgtgataaccaaatgaagcaatattcaatgtcaaagctttaacaatattaggatcatccaaagtaagagtaagatcaggataacagttaaaataaacaagaccatcatacatagaagcagtaatcataccaagaatgctatctttaaaaatcctaaatctagcatctcttaaacacatgagaatagaagcattaatacccttttgggtaagtggtttaatagcaacttgaaccataccaatatgcaaataactgaattttttagtagcaaggaattcattaatatttcttttaatgaacaaacaacatttttcatgaacttttgaaatagagaaaatttgttcaacagttctggCTTTGTAAGTAGAATGAAAagcactttcaacaaaactagttttataaacagttttagtatcaactttaggaacaTTCCAATTACGAAAATCTGGgatcaactcattatcatcaatagtgtgatcttcttcatttacaatatcggaggacaactagtcctggagctaatagaggagttggatctccacaacctatccatactatccaaggttcaacactcagttatcatgtttttctcacaaccgttgcatttcgtaacacataccctaaccaaccttatacctctcatgccttacacgccctctcttggctcaaacgggccttacagtTCGGTtctaggaattcactttacgactagggtggcgccaacaacggtaagaagggaacacaacaacaaaatatcaaagTTTCGGGTAGACAtagacagagagacagagatcaCAACCACACTATCAtcggccagaaaagagtggctctgataccataaagggggaaggatGCACAGCTGAACGCGGAAGCACAGTATAATATAGTGAAAGTAATGTAAATGAATAAattagaacaataataaggcgatagaaccagccaagcagtatatatcaaaaataagttttcaaagtaaatgaaagcaatttagaaccgtccGGTATGACgataatccgtccaaggtggcggTAGCAACAATTAGTATAAtaaacataaaactgaaaatacttgtttATTGAAAGTAGTACAAAACACTTACAGCAGTAGTAGTAGTTAATACAAGATCTCAGAATAGGTTGacagttacaaagcttgaactagtcctagttacaagatttgtagtgaacaaggtagtagtagaaACAAGGAATTCTCTTTCTAAGAAGGCTTCCTAAGAGAAGGAGTTctaaggaaagaaaattctgaagtAAAACTTGTTTCAaacataagggacaacccccttaaataggcaaaattcggagtgaacagtgtcatgaacaGTAACGGATGAATAGTGactgaataataaattttcttttttgtctccAAATTTTGGGGAATCATCCGTAGAGTTGGAATGTCTGAAAAGTTGAGAACCTAGGCCAAATAATGGGTGTCTTTAGATTTCTAGACCACCTTTTAGGCCATATTATTGgtgccccaaaaaaaaaatatatatatatatatatatatattttatgacaTTAGGTATCTATCATAAGtaattatgtttatatatagaactatatattctaaaatatgATTTGCTAAAATTTTAATGAGGGTTTACCGGTTTAAAGATATAAAATTCTAAGGTCTTAATATGACATGATATTATGAGGTCAACTAAAAGTCAAACGTTTTCAGTTTTGTATATACATAGATACATTAAAATCTGGCATCCAAGTAACAAATCCTAGTTCTGCCCCAGCAATCTATTCAAATTTTATGACATTCTaatcttattaaaattttacaatcccattaaacaaataaaatgaacatTGAAGAATCATTGCGAGTCTATAAGAACAATCCATCGACTACTTACTGCGGTTCTTGATCTTATGGAAGACACCTAGCAAGACAAGTGTGCCGCCTCCATGGAGAATGCCACCCGCCATTTTCACGCCTTCAATGGTTATCTTAAGTTCATCTTCAGTACGATCCTTAGTGGCATTGAATGCGATAACAACATGAGATGGTGAGATAGGGCACCTTAGGTTCGCCATGGACTCAATAATATTAGTCTAGCAAAAACCACAAATGGGTGTTGGACAATGGATATAATATGCAGCTAGCTATCTAGCTGTAGCTCGTTGTATGGGGACTATATAATAGAAACGGAAATGGGTTTAAGTGTGAGAAAGTTAAGAAGGATATGGTAAAAAGATTGGGACAGGTAATCCCGTCGCATTTTGACTTAGAGAGTTTCATATGATGCAACGATCTCCGACAGTAAGAGCATCAGATTCGAATGATACCAAACAATACCAGCAGCTAAGTGTGAGGCGGATAAGCTCAAGGATATGTTGTCGTCTTGATCATTGCCGCGTGATGATTCCAAGGAACCAAATGACCAGGGAATTTGGTTTATTTAGTTTATGCTTCAAACTGTTGGCTGCTGTTTGGACATGGGAGTTAGGGACAGAAAATGAGACAtaaggtttttatttaaaactcagCAAATTCTATAGTTCCATACTCCTTATTGGGAAAAAACTAGTGCACATTAGTTGTTACACACAACTGTGCACACATTTTGAAATAAAGTATCGTGAGGTTTGTGAAGACCAAGATCATCCAAAAGATATTTCAGCCATTGGAGTTCTGAAGTTAGTGCTGCCATGGCACGGTATTCTGCTTCAGTATGAAATGGGATTAGTACCGAGTAAAACTAACACAAAATATATAGATGCTATTACAATGAACCTAGACAAAATATTGACAGCCTAATCCCATAATTGCAGCTAGACAAAATATTAACATCTACCAAATCCCATAATTACAGTTGATTGGAAATCCCTTAATTGAGCTGGTTTGGGAATCCCTTAATTGTCTCTAACATGGGTCCTATCCCAATCTCTGACTGGCCTCTCTGTTCAATTGGTAGATGCCATAGATATGGTTGCTGACAACTCCCTCTTGGTATTGCTTTTGTTAAAGTTTAGTAAAATCTTTGttcaaatgaagaagaagagctCTTGCATTATGGTGcaaaagttgttttttattttatttacttcaGACATTATGATGCGAAAGTTACATCCATAAAAATGGAGGAATGcttgttttatatttctttgaacTATTTTGAAACTTCACACATTATCATTTGAGTTTTCATGAAGTCACATCTGTTGGTCCTTATTTagctaatattttctaaacagGAACATCAGATGGGTAGTCTTTCGGATGTCTTCTGATGGTTTCTCTAACTTGTTCCTCTTGCTCTTGAAGGTTTGATGGCAGATGATCATAGACATCAGAGAATAAGCCTTCAATTGAAGGTTTTTCTGTCTTCTCTGCAATTTGAATTGCTTGCAGTAGCTGTATTGTATCAGAAGAGAAAGGTAAGATAGCTTTAATATATGGAGATTGAACAAAATTCATATTAACATGTATTCACCTGCTTTTTAACGCTGCTTCGGTGCTCAGTTTCATCTTTGTCACTCCACCAGCCATTCCTTTCTATCCATTTTCTAAATCTATTTACAGGGTTTCTAGCTGTTTTCCAGTATTCAATTTCATTCACGGATCGATACTTTGTGGAATCATCAGAGGTGGAATGGTGTCCTACTCTATATGCAAGGGCCTGAAAGTTATAATAAACACAgaaaattaatcacaatctgGAATACACAACTAGACGTGCATTGCTTTTCACCGAAAAGAAAGGTTGCGGTCATATGCTAAGAGGGACACttgttttcttttacaaataaaatagcCTGGCAAAGAATAAGGATTGTGTCAATGTACCAGCTACGGGAAAAACTTTAACAAAAAGAAGTTTAGTCCTACCTCAACTAAAATTGGTCTTTGTTCACTTATAGCCATTTCACGAGCAGTGCGAATTGCACTTAATACAGCAAGAGCATCACTCCCATCCACCCGGATGCTTCGAATTCCATAAGCCCGACCCCTTACAACAATTCCATCACCTACAAAACATGaataattaagaaaagaaacaaactaAAATGTCCATGAATGCATAGGGGGGCTTCAGGCTTGCCCTCTTCACTGGGGGAACCCAATGAACAGTAATTTAATAAATTACTGATTTTTCTAAAAGCTTAAGTCATGAGTAAATGGGAATGTAACCACCTTCTCTAATACCATTACAAATTACCATTTGTTACAAAAGCTTAAGATATTAGGAGATAATGAATTTAaccattttataataattcTGACATAAATTTGATATGATACTAATGAGTAATGATTATCCCAATCCTTCATATAAAAGTGTAAGCAAAAAATGAAACTTATAGATAGGTGATGAAGAGTACTTCGAAATTGTTCTTCAATAGGAGTACTAATAGCCCATCCATTGTTAcgacaaataaaaatgatgggGGCTTCCAGAACTGCTGCAAAATTCATTGCAGCATGGAAATCTCCCTGAAACATCAGTTAAGATACTAATGAGGATATGAACATTGATAATCTGATTTTTCAGAGGGAGAGGTGGAAGGGATTATTGTGCAGTCACCTCACTAGTACCACCATCTCCAATATAAGTAGCTACACATGCATTCTTTCCCTCCATTTTAAGAGAATAAGCAGCACCCACGGCTTGTGGAAGTTGTGTGCTGACAAAGCATAAAGCGTATGCAGACATTTAGTGTTGGCTATATacatcaataataaaaaatatttatctgaaaaaagactaataaataaaaatgagggGTAGATATCTCACGCAATAGGTGATGACACAGCGAAGTAGTTGTGTTTCTTAGAGACATAATGGATAGGCATCTGCCTGGCTTTTCCTTTGTCTTCCTTGTTTCCTAAGCACTGGTTTGCAAATTCTTGCAGTGTAAATCCACGCCACATGAGAGCTCCAGGCTCCCGGTACTGGCATTACAAATCAGACATGCACTTGCATCAGTTTCCCGTGCATAATTGTTGGGGGTTTTCAAAAAGGTCAATCGGTAGTAGATGTCAATTAACAAAACCCCTATCAACCGGATATGAGTTCTCTATATGTATATTCCAATGTAGATCTAAGGAAAACCAAAACTAAACTAATTAAGGTGGCATGACCATTCAAGGTTGACAAATCATGGATGTTACTCCTTGGTGGAATTATTTCCATCCATCAGCAAATAAAAATGGGACTATACATTTCAGTTAGAAttaaagatgttgaaaatattgtacaAGGGTGTTCCAGTAGGTGATAAAATAGAGGAATCCAAAGATTGAGCATGCTTAAAGGAAACCAACAGTGATACTAGTGAGAACTGCATAGTTAACTGAAAGCTGTAGATGCTTCAAGGGGAATATGAGGTTCGAAAAGTTATATTATTAGTATGATCAATagaaacaattcaaaaattGTACTCTGACAGGCTACACTCCTAATGAGTTTGGATGGTTAAGCAGCCATCATGTCTATTATATATATCATGTAGTCCTAGAGCAGtgatttttatgtatatatgaaCATAGCTTATATGGATGTAATAAGTTTACCTGAGGCAACACAAGATCATCTGCACTAAGTGCAGCAGCTGAGCCAATGTTAATTGCTTCTTCCCCTAATGTGgtcaaataaaaagagattcTTCCTTGCCTTTGTGCTTCATAGAATATGTTGTCCATCATTTGAAGGGTGACCATGTCACTATACATCTTTATGGCCACTTCCTTTCTTACCTGTTGAATGAATGAATGTGACATAACCAAGACAATTGAACAAATAGTGATGTTAAAACTAAACTTTTAAACTTAGATgaatctagaaattttgcatATCCTTTTGGATTAAGAAGTATTTCATATCATTTTACATATCATatattttgggattttgttAATGTTTGACCTACAAGTTCAAGATTGAATAAAAAGCCTTGTTTGACATGGCAATAAGGTCAAAAACAGAACAGTCATAGTACTCTGCTTTAACTAT contains the following coding sequences:
- the LOC115960822 gene encoding 2-oxoisovalerate dehydrogenase subunit alpha 2, mitochondrial-like, yielding MANWVIRSRTIAHHLNKKMGSFGILNLSSWNSTSNSFHSSSSTMPLGDNHGRPHAIFGDSSTHFAVRRFKSTEAERVSDTKYINQDGGDQALDFPGGKVEFTSEMNFISESADKRVPCYRVLDDDGELIVSNNFVQVRKEVAIKMYSDMVTLQMMDNIFYEAQRQGRISFYLTTLGEEAINIGSAAALSADDLVLPQYREPGALMWRGFTLQEFANQCLGNKEDKGKARQMPIHYVSKKHNYFAVSSPIATQLPQAVGAAYSLKMEGKNACVATYIGDGGTSEGDFHAAMNFAAVLEAPIIFICRNNGWAISTPIEEQFRSDGIVVRGRAYGIRSIRVDGSDALAVLSAIRTAREMAISEQRPILVEALAYRVGHHSTSDDSTKYRSVNEIEYWKTARNPVNRFRKWIERNGWWSDKDETEHRSSVKKQLLQAIQIAEKTEKPSIEGLFSDVYDHLPSNLQEQEEQVRETIRRHPKDYPSDVPV